A segment of the Flavobacteriales bacterium genome:
GGGAGGAGGTGCGCATCTTCTTCGTCGGTCGAAGATGAGAAGCGGCTCAACGAGCCAGGCGCGTTCCGGGCAAGGAGGCGCGATGAGCGATGGAAGGCGCCACCTCTATAATGGTGTATGGTCCGGTCGGCACAACGGACTAGTCTCCCAGGCTGGCAGTTTTGGTCGAGGCGCTCCCACTGGTCAGCGTTCGTGTCATGTGATTCATGGATGCGTTTGGTTAGGGCTTTGGCCATCGGATGGCCGATCCTATATTGGTTCCCACCCGAACAAGAGCCGATGAATTGTCCCAAATGCCAAACGACCGTTTCCGACGACGCGCGCTTCTGCTCCAACTGCGGAGCCAAGATTGAAGTGCGCGAGACCGGGGCCGAGCGCAAGAACCTCACGGTGCTCTTCAGCGACCTGGCCGGTTCCACGCCGCTCTCCGAGAAACTCGATCCCGAGGATCTCCGGGAGATCCTTGGCGACTACCAGACGGTGTGCACCTCGGTGGTGAAGCGATACGATGGATACGTGGCCAAGTTCCTCGGTGATGGCGTCCTGGCCTATTTCGGATATCCGGAAGCGCATGAGGATGACGCGCGTCGCGGGGTCGCGGCAGGAATCGCCATCGTGGAGGCGATGCGCACGCACAGCATGAAGTACAAGGATCGCTTCGGCGTGGATGCCGATGTGCGCGTGGGCGTGCACACGGGCCTGGTCGTAGTGGGCGATATGGGCCGAGGAGCAGAACTTGAATCCGACGCCATTGTGGGCAAGACGCCCAACCTGGCGGCGCGCGTGCAATCGACAGCAGAACTCAACACCGTCTTTATCACCGGCGATACGCACAAGCTGCTGGGCGGATTCTTCGAATGCGAGGACAAGGGGAAGCATGAGCTGAAAGGGATCGCGAAGCCCGTGCAGCTCTTCCGCGCGTTGCACGAGCGCACCGCACTCAGCCGCATGGAAGCCATGGGCGAGGGCTTGACGCCATTCACCGGCCGCAAGGCCGAGATCCATCGGTTGCGTGCGCTTTGGGACCTGGCGGGCCTCGGTCATGGCCAGGTCGCGGTGGTGAATGGGGAGCCCGGAGTGGGAAAGTCACGCATCGTCCAAGCGATGAAAGAGCATGCCGCCGCACAGCCCAACGCATGGCTCACGGAATTGCGGTGCTCGCAATACCATGTCAACTCCACGTTCCATCCGGTCATCGAATTCCTAGAGCGCGTCGTGTTGAAGATTACCGAGGGCGAAGCGCCCGAGAGCCAGCTGCAGAAAGTGGAAGGCTGGCTCACGCAGTACGGTTATGAACTGAACACGTCCGTGCCACTGATCGCGGCCCTGCTCTCTATCCCCCTAGGGGACCGCGCTCCGCTTAACCTGACTCCGGTGAAGCAGAAGGAGCGGACGATCCAGCTGCTCGTCAATATCCTGCTGAAGCGTGCCGCCGCGCAGCCCGTGCTCTTCGTGATGGAGGACCTGCATTGGGCGGATCCTTCCACCTTGGAACTCCTGGACAAGCTGATCGACCGCGCGCCATCGAGCCGGATGCTATGCCTGCTCTCACATCGTCCGATGTTCTCGCATGATTGGGCCGGGCGCCTTAACCTGACCACCATGGACCTGGCCGGCCTGCCGCGCACCGATGCCGAGGCCATCATCAATAAGGCAGCGAAAGGCAAGCGGCTCCCAAGGGAAGTGGTGGACCATATCCTGATGAAGACCGATGGCGTGCCGCTTTTCCTTGAGGAGCTCACGCGCATGATGACCGAGGGCGAGATGCTCCGTGAGACCGAACAGGGGTATGAGTTGAGCGCGCCGCTGGAGAAGCTGCCGGTACCGGCCACCTTGCTGGATTCGCTCGCTGCGCGCATCGATCGCCTGAAAGAAGCCAAGCCGGTGGCCCAGCTGGCCGCCACGATCGGCCGGGAGTTCAGCTATTCCATGATCGACTCGATCCCCGGCAAGCACCACGATGACCTCACCGCGCAGCTCGCGCGGCTAGTGGATGCGGGCCTGCTCTTCCAGCACGGAACGGTTCCCGAAGCGCATTTCACGTTCAAGCATGCCCTGATCCAGGACTCCGCCTATGGCTCGCTCCTGAAGAGCACGCGGCGTGAGTACCACAAGGCCATCGCCGATTCCTTCGGGACGCGGCATCCGCAATTGATGAATGCCCAGCCTGAGCTGATCGCGCATCACTACGCGGAAGCCGAGATGCATGCCGAGGCCATGGGCTGCTGGCAGAAGGCGGGGCAGCTGGCCTTGCAGCGCTCGGCCATACCGGAGGCGATCGCGCACCTGAACAAAGCGGTGGAGCACAGCGCGAAGCTTGAACCGGGCCCGGCGAGCCTCGGCGGCGAGCTGATGGCGCAGACCTTCCTCGGCCTGGCGAATATGCAGCGCTGGGGCTATGGCCATCCGGATGTGGAGAAGGCGTTCACCCGCGCGCGCGACCTGTGCAAGGTGATGGGTGATCCGCCGCAGATCTTCCCCATCCTGCACGGCTTGGTGAAGTTCCGGCTGGTGCGCGGCGAGTACGAGACCGGCCTCGCCCTCGCACGCCAGCTGCAGGAGACTGCGGAAAGCACCGGTGACAACGAGCTGCTCATGGAAGCGCTCTACACCGTGGGCGCCGCGCAATTCTGGATGGGCGATGCCGAGGCGTCGATCCCCAACCTGGAGCGCGTGATCCAGCTCTACGATCCGGTGGCGCACCGTGGCCACGGCTGGGTATATGGCGAGGATCCGTGCGTGACAGCGCACTCGCACAACCTGTGGCAGCGCGCCATCTGCGGCATGCCTGAGACCGCGATCAAGGAGCTGGGCGTGGCGGAGAAGCTTGTCGCGTCCTTGAACCACCCATGGACCACGGACTACATGCACACGTGCAAGACGCACATGTACGCGGCCATCCGCGACATCGAGCGCACCGAGGCGGCCGCCAATGATTTCCGCAACAGCGCGATCGAGCACGGTTTCCCTTGGTGGGTGGCGGCCGCGAGCGTGAATGTGGGATGGGCCTTGGCGCACCGCGGCGAGGTGAAGGAGGGCCTGGAGCTGGCCACGCAGCAGACCGCGATATGGCGCATGATGGGGGCGGAGCTGGCGGCGCCGAACTTCTATCTGCGCGTGGCGGAGATCCACCTGCTCGACGCCGACCCCGCGGCCGCACTGAAGGCGCTCGATGAGGGACTGGCGATCATCGCGCGCACGAAGGAAGGCCTCTATGAAGCGGAGCTTCACCGCGTGAAGGGCGAGACCCTGGCTTGGCTGAAGAGGGAGGAAGAGGCGCTCTCGGAGATCGGCATCGCCATCGAAATCGCCTCGAGGCGGAACGAAAAGCTCTGGCTTCTTCGCGCCGCCGCGAGCAGGCTTCGCCTAAGCCGCAAGCTCGGCAAGCCAGCGCCTACGGACCTGTTACGGACAACGCTCAGTTCCTTCTCTGAAGGGCACGGCCTGCCCGACCTTGAAGAAGCACGCCAGCTGCTGACTGCTTAAAGAGACCATCCATGTGCCCACGAAGAGATCGCGGGCCTCATCATCACAACCCACATCGCTTCACCCATGTCCAAGCATGTAATTGTCCTCGGCGGCGGCGTCGCCGGCATGAGCGCCGCCCACGAGCTGGTCGAGCGCGGCTTCCGAGTCACGGTGTATGAGCACAAGCCAGTGCCGGGCGGCAAAGCGCGCAGCATCGATGTGCCGAACAGCGGCACCGACGGCCGGCGCGACCTCCCGGGCGAGCACGGATTCCGCTTCTTCCCGCGCTTCTACAAGCACCTGCCCGACACCATGTCGCGCATCCCGTACGGCAGCGGGTCATGCGCCGACAACCTGGTGCAGACCACGCGCATCGAGATGGCCCAGTACGGCAAGGCGCCCGTGGTGGCCATCTCGCGCTTCCCGCGCAGCTTGGACGACCTGAAGACGGTGTTCAAGATGTTCGAGAACTCGAATACCGGCATCACCGATCACGACACGAAGGTCTTCGCGGGGAAGATGTGGCAGATCCTCACCAGCTGCCAGGAGCGGCGCCTCGCCGAGTACGAGGCCATCAATTGGTGGAGCTTCATCGATGCCGATAACCAATCGCCCGCCTACCAGAAGTTCTTCGGGCACGGCATCACGCGCTCGCTCGTGGCCGCCAAGGCGCACAAGGCCAGCGCGCGCACCATGGGCGACATCATGGCGCAGATGATGCTCGATATCATGCGGCCGGGCGTCAGCGCCGACCGCCTTCTCAACGGCCCCACCGACGATGTGTGGATCCTGCCCTGGCTCAGCTACCTGCGCTCTCGGGGCGTGGAGTACAACATGAGCACCCAAGTGAAGGGCTTCCGCTGCGACGCGAAGGGCATCACCGGCATCGACATCGAAGTGTCCGGTGCCCCATCCACGGTGACGGCCGATTACTACCTGTGCGCCATGCCCATTGAGCGCATCGCGCCGCTGATCACCCCGCAGATGATCGCGATCGATCAGCAGCTCGGCGGCCTGCCCACCCTGGCGAAGAACGTGGAGTGGATGAATGGTATCCAGTTCTACCTGGCGCAGGACGAGCCCATCGATCACGGGCACACCATCTACATCGATTCGCAGTGGTCCCTCACGTCCGTCTCGCAGCACCAGTTCTGGGCGGATGTGGACCTGAGCAAATTCGGCAACGGCAAGGTGAACGGCATCCTTTCGGTGGATATCAGCGATTGGACCACCAAGGGGATCAATGGCAAGGCTGCCCGAGAGTGCACGCGCGAGGACGTGATGAAGGAGGTGTGGAACGAACTGAAGACGAGCCTCAATGTGGACGGGAAGCAGGTGCTCAGCGATGCGGACCTCGTCACCTGGTACCTCGATCCAGACATCGTCGCGCAGGACGACAACAAGGGCGTTATCACTTCCAACGCGGAGCCGCTGCTGGTGAATCTCATCAACACATGGTCGCTTCGCCCCGAAGCCACCACGCTCATCCCGAACCTCTTCCTCGCCTCGGATTACGTGCGCACCAATACCGACCTGGCCACCATGGAAGGCGCCAATGAGGCCGCGCGCCGCGCCGTGAACGGGATCATCGGCGCCAGCGGCTCGAACGCCACGCCTTGCGAGATCTGGCCGCTGCACGAACCTGACATCCTCTGGCCCTGGCGGCACCACGACCTCAACCGATTCAAGGATGGGCTCCCTTGGGACGGGAGCCTCATCTGAGCAGCCGTGCGAACCTGGCCACGCGCCGGCGCAACTTTCACAGCTCCCGACATCCGCAACACCCACTCCATGCTCAAGTCTCCAGTTCCTTCCAAAGTGGCCATCCTCGGCAGCGGCGTCGGTTCCATGACCACGGCGCTCAAGATCACCGCGGATCCCGATTGGCGGAAGCGCTTCTCATCGGTGACGGTTTACCAGATGGGCTGGCGCTCCGGGGGCAAGGGCGCAAGCGGACGCGGCGCCTTCGGCCGCATCGAGGAGCACGGCCTGCACGTGTGGATGGGCTTTTATGAGAATGCCTTCCGTGCCATCCGCGAAGTGTACCAGGAGAACGGCCGGAAGCCCGGGACCCCGCTGGCCGAATGGAGCGACGCCTTCAAGCGCCATGACTTCGTGCTGCTGGCCGAGCAATGGAATAAGAGCTGGCGAACCTGGCCGCTCAACTTCACGCCCAACGACGAGACGCCCGGCGCGGGCCTCGGCATCCCTTCCATGTGGCGGCACCTGGTCCGCGTGCTGGGCATGCTCATCATGGTGATCAGCTCTGCGGAGAACTTCTATCCGCACGGGCGCAAGCGCAACGGGCTCGACAAGCTCTTCGACTGGATCGCGGCCTTTTTCTTCCTGCTCGCGGCGGTGTTCATGGAGCTTGGCGGCATGCTGTTGCATTTCTTCCGGAAGCTCTTCGGTGGCGGGAAGGATGCTGCTGGCAAGCGCAAGCCGCAGCCGCACTACGGCGTTCATTTCATGGTGCGGCGCATGCGTTCCTGGAACCAGGGCCGTCACGGCGACTACCTCGACAACGACCTGGCCCGGCATCTCTACGTGCTGGTCGACTTTTCCGCAGCCTGCATGCAGGGTGTCGCCGGCTCGGGCATCCTCAGCGGCGTCATCGACTTCGATGAGCTCGACGAGCTCGACGCGGTGGAATGGCTCCGGTCCCATGGCGCCAGCGAGACCACGTGCAACAGCGGCCTCATCCACGGCATGTACGACCTGATGTTCGCGTACGATGGCGGCGATGTGAGCAAGCCCTCTTTCGGCGCGGGGACATTCCTGCATTTCGCCATCCGCATGTGCCTCACCTACCGTGGATCGGTGTTCTGGAAGATGCAGGCCGGCATGGGCGATACCATCTTCGGCCCCATCTACCAAGTGCTGAAGAAGCGCGGCGTGGAATTCAAGTTCTTCCACAGCGTGGACCAGCTGCACGTGAGCGCCGATGGCACCACCATCGACAGCATCGACATCGATGTGCAGGCCACTGTGAAGGACGTGAACACCGGCTACGATCCGCTGGTGGACGTGAACGGGCTGCCGTGCTGGCCCGCCGAGCCGCTCTACGACCAGCTCGTGGAGGGTGAAGCCCTGAAGGCGCAGCAGGTGAACCTCGAATCGTTCTGGAGCACGTGGAAGCCCGTGGGCCGCAAGACGCTGAAGCGCGGTGAGGACTTCGATGTCGTGGTGCTCGGCATCCCCGTGGCGGCTCATCCGTACATCTGCGCGGAGCTGATCGCGAGGAGTGAGCTATGGAAGAATTCCTGCGAGAAGGTGCAGACCACGCGCACGCTGGCCATGCAGCTCTGGCTGCAGCCCGACCTGAAGGGATTGGGTTGGAACGATCCGAGCCCCGTGATCGACAGCTACGCGCAGCCCTTCAACACCTGGGCGGACATGAGCCAGTTGATCGTGCGCGAGCAATGGCCGCCCGCGTACCCGGTGAACAACATCGCCTACTTCTGCGGCACCATGACCGGCGGCATCCCGCCGAAGAGCGATGTGGACGCTCCCAAGCGTGAGCTGCAGGCCGTGAAGGACATCGCCCTCGACTGGCTGCGAAAGAACCCGGGCTTCCTCTGGCCGAAGGCGACGCAGACCAACGGCGCACTGGATTGGCAGGTGCTCACGGACCCCGCCAACGCCAGCGGCGAAGCGCGATTCGACTCGCAATTCTGGCGCGTTAACATCGATCCCACCGAGCGCTACACGCTTTCGGTGCCGAGAAGCACGCAGCACCGGCTGCGCGCCGACAACACCGGATTCGGCAACCTGATCGTATCCGGCGACTGGACCTGGAACCCCATCAACGCCGGTTGCGTCGAGGGCACGGTGATGAGCGGCCTCATGGCTGCGAACGTCATGCTGGGCCTGCCGATCGACAAGGGCATCGCCGGTTATCATCGGAGCTGAGCCGTGCGTGCGAAGGCAACCTGCGGCTATTGACGCGTCTGTTCAGAGGAGCAAGCTTGCTGGGCATCAAGCAGTGCGGAGGATGGTGGCGGCCGTGAATGAAGAGGCGAGCTATGGTTTCTCCGTGCACCCGATATGCCGTTTGGCTGATCATCACCGTGGGCGTGCTGGCCGGCGCTTCTACGCGCTGCGCTGCCCAGGCCACCGGAGCGGAAGTGGTCTACCGCTTCGAAGTGTCGGACGTGATCGACCAGGCTTCGGCCAAACCGATCGTTCATGCGTTGATGGCCGAGCGCGAAGTGGCATCCTGCGTGTTCATTTCAGAGTGCACCTGCTTCAAACTGACCGCGCGCCATACGCTTGACCGCGCCGCATTGTCGGTCATGCTGCAGCGTGCGGGCCACGCGCTATCCGGAACGGTGCACGGCTCCGACGGTTCCGTGCTGCCTCCCTCCACCAGTCCTTTACGATGAAGGCTGCGCTCGTGGCCCTCCTTGCACTCGTGCTCCTCGGCACCGAAGCCCGTGCGCAAGGCGATCTGTGCACCGGTTCGACCGCGCTGGCCTGTGGCGCGGTGGTCGCCGGGAACACAACGGCCTATGGGGTTGATGTCGCTCCGTTCTGCGGCACCACCGACGGCACCGGTGGCGGCGTCTGGTACCATTTCGTCGGCACCGGCGGCAGCATCACGGCATCGCTGTGCGGCAGCGCGTACGACACGAAGATCCGGGTCTTCACCGGCGCCTGCACGGCGCTCACTTGCGTCGTGGGCATCGATGATTTCTGCGGGCTCCAATCGCAGGTCACCTGGCTATCCGCGCTCGGTGTCACCTATCGCATCCTGGTGCATGGCTTCGGCGCCGCCACGGGCAATTACACGCTGAGCATCACCTGCGCGGCACCTCCGGTGCCCATGTGCTATTCGCAGACCGCAACGCCGTACGTGGCGGATGCATACGCAGGCACGCCGCTTACCATGACGGACGATGTCCATTCGGCTGTCATCAACATGGGCTTCAGCTTCTGCTACAATAGCACCGCATACACGCAATGCGTGATCTCCTCGAACAACTACGTCACCTTCAATCTGGCGAATGCGGGCACCTATTCGCCTTGGCCCACCGTGCCCGTGCCTGCTGTGACGCCGGCCCAGATCACCAACAGCGTGCTCAATCCCTGGCAGGACATCCATCCCGGACTGTGCGCGGCCCCCGGCTGCGTGTACTACCAGACCTTGGGCGTGGCCCCGTTCCGGCGCTTCGTGGTCTCCTACCTCAACGTGCCCATGTTCTCCTGCACCGCACAGCGCTACAGCAGCCAGACCGTGCTGTACGAGAGCACCAATTGCATCGGCTCGTTCATCCTGGAGAAGAACATCTGCGCGGCCTGGAACGGCGGCAACGCGGTGCATGCCCTGCACAACAACGGCGGCACGTCGGCGAGCGTAGTGCCCGGGCGCAACAACACGCAATGGCTGGCCGCGGCGCAGGGCATGTTCTTCGTGCCCACCTGTGCGCCTTGCTCAACGGCCACCACCGCACAATGCCTCAGCATGATCCTTCCCGTGGAGCTGCTCGAGTTCCGCGGCCGCAACGAAGGCGCGGTGAACATCCTCGAATGGGCCACGGCCTCGGAGCAGAACAGCGCCCATTTCATCGTGGAGCGCTCGCTTGAGAACGGGTGGTTCGAGCCGGTCGCACAGGTGGAGGCCGCTGGCCACAGCGCGGGGCTGATGGAGTACAGGGCGGTCGATCCTTCACCCTTGCGCGGCGACAATTATTATCGCCTGCGCCAGGTTGATGCCGACGGACGGGAGGAGTTGAGCGAGGCGATCATGGTACGGCACGTGCCGGCTAATACCTTGATGGTGGTGCATGATCCCGCGCAAGGGGTACTGCTGTTCAATCTGGGGTTCGACCCGGAATTCCCGGTCAGGCTCGCAATCACCGATCCGGCTGGCCGCATGGTGAAGCACATCCTGGCGGCCGGTCGAACTGGCTCCATCCCGATGCAGGACCTCGCCCCGGGGATCTATCTCCTAACCCACGCAGCGTTTGGCGTGGGAGCAGCGCGGTTCATGGTGGAGTGATCGCGTGCCGGATGATGGTTCCGGGGCCTGCCCTGGCGGACGAATGACCGGCATCGTGGCGTCCGTGCGAAGTGTAGGGAGCACATGCATGATCCAGGCGTTTCAAGGGGCATCGTCATTTGAGCCCCTCAGGCAGCGGCCACCGCTTGTGCGCGCCGGTGAGCCGTGCGAGGAATGCACCGGAACCGAACATCGCATCCTGCAACCACGCGGGCATACCCGCGAGGCGGTATTCCTTCCGCATCTTCCACATGATGTGCATCGCTGGCAGCACAGGCATCTTGTTCCAATCCCCACCGTTCTCCATTGCCCCCTCGCCCAGCGATTGCAGCATCCACTCGATGTTCAAGGCGGGTTCGTACCAGAACTCCGCCTCCACGCGCTCGGTGGTGCTCGCGTTGCGGAAGTTGTGCGCCTCGCCGGAACGGATCACTGCGCTCTCGCCGGGCCCCAGGGTGACTTCCTTCTTCCCGATGGTGACGATCAGCTTCCCGCTCACCACCTTGAAGCCTTCGTCCTGGCCGATATGGATATGCGGACCTGGGCCTTTGTTGCCGGGCCCGAGGCTGAGCGTGGCCTCGCTGCGCCGGCCGTTGGTGCGTTCGCGCGCGTCGTTGAAGTGGATGCGCTCGCCGATGGCGTGGAGGTCGATGGGGCGTTTCATCTTCGAGAATGGCAGGTGTTGGTGGTGGACTGTGGATCCGAGCTTGGATCGTACTGAGCGAATTTGATGATTACCCGTCATCCGGGCAACCCTTGGCCCGCGCCACGGCCACAGGGTCATCGCCTCCTATCTTCGGCCTTCAAGCCTTTGCCATGAACCACCCTCAGGCCAAAACCGGCAACTCTCCGGCACCGGTTGCTCGCACACAATCCGCACCCGCTTCCTCTAATAAGGGAGCCGTGGAGGTCGACGTCGCCTACATCGACGGCAAGGCTTACCCCATCAACAAGAACGAGACGATGCTGGCCTTCATGCGCCGGCACATCGGTCCGAACCCGGTGCCCACGCTCTGTGACGCGCCGAACCTGGAGCCCTTCGGCAGTTGCCGGGTGTGTTCCGTGGAGGTCGCGCTGCAAGAGGATGGTCCGAGCAAAGTGATGGCTAGCTGCCACTCGCCCGTGGGCAAGGGCATGTACATCACCACCAACAGCCCG
Coding sequences within it:
- a CDS encoding FAD-dependent oxidoreductase, producing MSKHVIVLGGGVAGMSAAHELVERGFRVTVYEHKPVPGGKARSIDVPNSGTDGRRDLPGEHGFRFFPRFYKHLPDTMSRIPYGSGSCADNLVQTTRIEMAQYGKAPVVAISRFPRSLDDLKTVFKMFENSNTGITDHDTKVFAGKMWQILTSCQERRLAEYEAINWWSFIDADNQSPAYQKFFGHGITRSLVAAKAHKASARTMGDIMAQMMLDIMRPGVSADRLLNGPTDDVWILPWLSYLRSRGVEYNMSTQVKGFRCDAKGITGIDIEVSGAPSTVTADYYLCAMPIERIAPLITPQMIAIDQQLGGLPTLAKNVEWMNGIQFYLAQDEPIDHGHTIYIDSQWSLTSVSQHQFWADVDLSKFGNGKVNGILSVDISDWTTKGINGKAARECTREDVMKEVWNELKTSLNVDGKQVLSDADLVTWYLDPDIVAQDDNKGVITSNAEPLLVNLINTWSLRPEATTLIPNLFLASDYVRTNTDLATMEGANEAARRAVNGIIGASGSNATPCEIWPLHEPDILWPWRHHDLNRFKDGLPWDGSLI
- a CDS encoding AAA family ATPase, producing MNCPKCQTTVSDDARFCSNCGAKIEVRETGAERKNLTVLFSDLAGSTPLSEKLDPEDLREILGDYQTVCTSVVKRYDGYVAKFLGDGVLAYFGYPEAHEDDARRGVAAGIAIVEAMRTHSMKYKDRFGVDADVRVGVHTGLVVVGDMGRGAELESDAIVGKTPNLAARVQSTAELNTVFITGDTHKLLGGFFECEDKGKHELKGIAKPVQLFRALHERTALSRMEAMGEGLTPFTGRKAEIHRLRALWDLAGLGHGQVAVVNGEPGVGKSRIVQAMKEHAAAQPNAWLTELRCSQYHVNSTFHPVIEFLERVVLKITEGEAPESQLQKVEGWLTQYGYELNTSVPLIAALLSIPLGDRAPLNLTPVKQKERTIQLLVNILLKRAAAQPVLFVMEDLHWADPSTLELLDKLIDRAPSSRMLCLLSHRPMFSHDWAGRLNLTTMDLAGLPRTDAEAIINKAAKGKRLPREVVDHILMKTDGVPLFLEELTRMMTEGEMLRETEQGYELSAPLEKLPVPATLLDSLAARIDRLKEAKPVAQLAATIGREFSYSMIDSIPGKHHDDLTAQLARLVDAGLLFQHGTVPEAHFTFKHALIQDSAYGSLLKSTRREYHKAIADSFGTRHPQLMNAQPELIAHHYAEAEMHAEAMGCWQKAGQLALQRSAIPEAIAHLNKAVEHSAKLEPGPASLGGELMAQTFLGLANMQRWGYGHPDVEKAFTRARDLCKVMGDPPQIFPILHGLVKFRLVRGEYETGLALARQLQETAESTGDNELLMEALYTVGAAQFWMGDAEASIPNLERVIQLYDPVAHRGHGWVYGEDPCVTAHSHNLWQRAICGMPETAIKELGVAEKLVASLNHPWTTDYMHTCKTHMYAAIRDIERTEAAANDFRNSAIEHGFPWWVAAASVNVGWALAHRGEVKEGLELATQQTAIWRMMGAELAAPNFYLRVAEIHLLDADPAAALKALDEGLAIIARTKEGLYEAELHRVKGETLAWLKREEEALSEIGIAIEIASRRNEKLWLLRAAASRLRLSRKLGKPAPTDLLRTTLSSFSEGHGLPDLEEARQLLTA
- a CDS encoding NAD(P)-binding protein, giving the protein MLKSPVPSKVAILGSGVGSMTTALKITADPDWRKRFSSVTVYQMGWRSGGKGASGRGAFGRIEEHGLHVWMGFYENAFRAIREVYQENGRKPGTPLAEWSDAFKRHDFVLLAEQWNKSWRTWPLNFTPNDETPGAGLGIPSMWRHLVRVLGMLIMVISSAENFYPHGRKRNGLDKLFDWIAAFFFLLAAVFMELGGMLLHFFRKLFGGGKDAAGKRKPQPHYGVHFMVRRMRSWNQGRHGDYLDNDLARHLYVLVDFSAACMQGVAGSGILSGVIDFDELDELDAVEWLRSHGASETTCNSGLIHGMYDLMFAYDGGDVSKPSFGAGTFLHFAIRMCLTYRGSVFWKMQAGMGDTIFGPIYQVLKKRGVEFKFFHSVDQLHVSADGTTIDSIDIDVQATVKDVNTGYDPLVDVNGLPCWPAEPLYDQLVEGEALKAQQVNLESFWSTWKPVGRKTLKRGEDFDVVVLGIPVAAHPYICAELIARSELWKNSCEKVQTTRTLAMQLWLQPDLKGLGWNDPSPVIDSYAQPFNTWADMSQLIVREQWPPAYPVNNIAYFCGTMTGGIPPKSDVDAPKRELQAVKDIALDWLRKNPGFLWPKATQTNGALDWQVLTDPANASGEARFDSQFWRVNIDPTERYTLSVPRSTQHRLRADNTGFGNLIVSGDWTWNPINAGCVEGTVMSGLMAANVMLGLPIDKGIAGYHRS
- a CDS encoding cupin domain-containing protein, whose amino-acid sequence is MKRPIDLHAIGERIHFNDARERTNGRRSEATLSLGPGNKGPGPHIHIGQDEGFKVVSGKLIVTIGKKEVTLGPGESAVIRSGEAHNFRNASTTERVEAEFWYEPALNIEWMLQSLGEGAMENGGDWNKMPVLPAMHIMWKMRKEYRLAGMPAWLQDAMFGSGAFLARLTGAHKRWPLPEGLK